From Canis lupus familiaris isolate Mischka breed German Shepherd chromosome 16, alternate assembly UU_Cfam_GSD_1.0, whole genome shotgun sequence, one genomic window encodes:
- the SPATA4 gene encoding spermatogenesis-associated protein 4 — translation MAAAGRRTGPVTLRAAALPASASLSPQRAAPARGKPRKCLVYPPPPKSSRLSRSVLRWLQGLDLTFFPRNVSRDFSNGFLIAEIFTAYYPRELKLSSFENGTSLKVKLDNWAQLEKFLARKKFKLPKELIHGTIHCKAGVPEILVQEVYTLLTHREIKSIQDDLVNFTDYSYQMRLPLVPRSTASKLIKDNIRLSELTSNPNMLSNELKVEFLLLLQMLQRKLSRKLNPKWFEVKPTVGEITLDHLPKQVSRCKYNSPISRERVAPPVLRNTGTGGNPLKEISVKQAGKCSFESMKSIRNKEK, via the exons ATGGCTGCCGCCGGCCGGAGAACAGGGCCTGTGACACTGCGGGCGGCAGCCCTCCCCGCGTCAGCGTCACTTTCACCGCAGCGAGCAGCCCCCGCCCGGGGGAAGCCTAGGAAATGTCTGGTGTATCCGCCTCCACCGAAGAGCTCCCGCCTGTCCCGCTCGGTCCTGCGCTGGCTCCAGGGCCTGGATCTCACCTTCTTCCCCAGGAACGTCAGCAG GGATTTTTCCAATGGTTTCCTGATTGCAGAAATATTCACTGCCTACTACCCCAGGGAGCTTAAACTGTCATCTTTTGAAAACGGAACTTCTTTGAAGGTCAAGTTGGATAACTGGGCTCAGTTGGAGAAG TTCctggcaagaaaaaaatttaaactaccTAAAGAGCTAATCCACGGGACAATTCACTGCAAAGCCGGAGTACCAGAAATCCTGGTCCAAGAGGTTTATACTTTGTTAACACATAGAGA aattaAAAGTATCCAGGACGACCTCGTGAATTTCACAGACTACAGTTACCAGATGCGTTTGCCCCTGGTTCCCAGGTCGACAGCTTCAAAGTTGATTAAAGATAACATTAGGTTGTCAGAATTAACAAGCAATCCCAACATGCTCAGCAACGAGCTTAAAGTAGAGTTCCTCCTACTTTTACAGATGTTGCaaagaaaattaagcagaaagtTGAATCCAa AATGGTTTGAGGTCAAACCAACAGTGGGAGAAATTACTCTTGATCATCTTCCCAAACAAGTCTCCAGGTGCAAATATAATTCCCCGATTTCAAGGGAAAGAGTTGCTCCTCCTGTTTTAA GAAACACAGGTACTGGCGGCAATCCACTTAAAGAAATTTCTGTGAAGCAAGCTGGAAAATGTTCTTTTGAATCTATGAAATCTATCAGAAACAAGGAAAAGTAA